In the genome of Plasmodium yoelii strain 17X genome assembly, chromosome: 14, one region contains:
- a CDS encoding fam-b protein, with protein sequence MKEFTILKKIVYFSIFIYFFDHKKNGLYDANVDGVRYFQKKSINFKNNRLLECASSNEFTSNIEYYNGKNDFDDEEIEDYLTNNGSNKSNYKCNNQSHTLKGVNDSTTALSDEGTDAVACISKQKYNTRNDELTVQNISDNSVNKNNSKHIRLENKKHTSLKTSNFLNIDDHKFEGEYNKITSKKCDRKPKHGGIRAKVLKYVYKLGN encoded by the exons ATGAAGGAATTcactattttaaaaaaaattgtatacttttcgatttttatatatttttttgatcataaaaaaaat GGTTTATATGATGCAAATGTAGATGGAGTTcgatattttcaaaaaaaatcaataaattttaaaaataacagATTATTAGAATGTGCAAGCAGTAATGAATTTACTTCAAATATTGAGTATTATAATGGTAAAAACGATTTTGATGATGAAGAAATAGAGGATTATCTAACAAATAATGGTTCAAATAAAAGTAATTACAAATGTAATAATCAATCACATACTTTAAAAGGTGTAAATGATAGCACAACTGCTTTAAGTGATGAGGGTACGGATGCAGTGGCATGTATATCAAAACAAAAGTATAATACAAGGAATGATGAACTAACAGTGCAAAACATATCTGATAATAGcgtaaacaaaaataattcaaaacaTATACGattggaaaataaaaagcaCACATCATTGAAAACTAGTAATTTCTTGAACATTGATGATCATAAATTTGAAGgggaatataataaaattacttCAAAAAAATGTGATCGGAAACCAAAACATGGTGGTATACGTGCAAAAGTCTTAAAATACGTATATAAGTTGGGGAATTAA
- a CDS encoding fam-b protein, with amino-acid sequence MRVNIFKFVFFSIIICFFEYIKNELYYANERTICFERNIINFRNNRTLAYADNQLNLNDFYQSTLSLANKLNDYNDDNEEIIYIRSAIDSHIKMHKENTKLPDINSLDKRTKKIIRKLQKELEEVKKELDNIGDSEITIKQIRDKRITKTYENNSVSEGEYYNQLENEVNFVETKHNQVYLSSNNHFENKQKLNKMLKGLIVRGLLMTLLSLAVLLSGWIQIPFAIIGVVLSIETFVKCYRYIKLFFKVSKMENILKKLR; translated from the exons ATGAGAgtcaatatttttaaatttgtttttttttcaattattatttgtttttttgaatatatcaaaaat GAATTATACTATGCAAATGAAAGAACCATATGTTTTGAaaggaatataataaattttaggAATAATAGGACATTAGCATATGCAGACAAtcaattaaatttaaatgatttttatcAATCAACTTTGAGTCTTGCAAATAAACTTAATGACTACAATGATGATAACgaagaaattatatatattcgaAGTGCTATAGATTCACATATAAAGATGCATAAAGAAAATACTAAATTACCTGATATAAATAGTTTAGATAAAagaactaaaaaaataattcgtAAACTTCAAAAAGAATTAGAAGAAGTAAAAAAGGAGCTTGATAATATCGGGGATAGtgaaataacaataaaacaGATACGAGATAAGAGAATAACTAAaacatatgaaaataattctgTATCAGAAGGTGAATATTATAACCAATTGGAAAATGAAGTAAATTTCGTGGAGACAAAACATAATCAGGTATACTTAAGTAGTAATAatcattttgaaaataaacaaaagcTAAACAAAATGCTCAAAGGATTAATAGTGAGGGGATTGTTGATGACTTTGCTTTCTTTGGCGGTACTACTATCAGGGTGGATTCAGATTCCATTTGCTATTATAGGTGTAGTGCTTTCAATTGAAACATTTGTTAAATGTTAtcgatatattaaattattctTTAAAGTATCTAAAATGgagaatatattaaaaaaattaagataa